Proteins found in one Solitalea lacus genomic segment:
- a CDS encoding DUF4242 domain-containing protein produces MPKFVIEREIPNVGNLSQNELTGIAQKSCDVLRSMGPQIQWVHSYVTGDKIYCVYIAPNEEEVKKHAELGGFPANKISKVAEIIDPTTAEA; encoded by the coding sequence ATGCCAAAATTTGTGATTGAAAGAGAAATCCCTAATGTGGGCAATCTTTCCCAGAATGAACTGACCGGAATTGCGCAAAAGTCTTGCGATGTTTTAAGGTCAATGGGTCCTCAAATTCAATGGGTGCACAGTTACGTTACGGGCGATAAGATATATTGTGTATACATCGCACCAAATGAAGAGGAGGTTAAGAAACATGCCGAACTTGGCGGGTTTCCTGCCAATAAAATATCAAAGGTTGCTGAAATTATTGATCCCACAACTGCAGAAGCATAA
- a CDS encoding M48 family metallopeptidase gives MLIQENQIKPQIYQAILIHPNISGGRCSGNLFLTASGVFFDSEAINYSISLMNLIINAGGAGNRFVFFRDKDHDNISIYTSDKSVLKNEVIVANRNLNEQVSYAKKMLNKLMLGTLALLGAVVLLIGALYLLKDKMVEGLASQVPVEWEKAAGDKLFTALSLQYNIIQNDSLEKEFVKVAGPLFKQVESQGYKVDLYFVKDPTINAFALPGGKVVVQTGLIENAKSWEEVMGVLGHELAHVTRRHHIRSVINNIGVFTILAATLGDVSALAGTFANIGGDLASLSNSRAFEHEADETGLDYLVAAKINPQGLISFFETLKKEHETKLNKKVEETIDLSFLSTHPSTQDRIDNLKERIKKINLRFSPLPGNFNSFKAVLQKSK, from the coding sequence ATGCTTATTCAAGAAAACCAAATTAAACCACAGATCTATCAAGCTATACTAATTCATCCAAACATTTCAGGAGGACGATGTTCCGGTAATCTGTTCTTAACGGCTAGTGGAGTGTTTTTCGATTCAGAAGCAATTAACTATTCCATTAGTTTGATGAACTTAATCATTAATGCAGGTGGAGCCGGGAATCGTTTTGTTTTTTTTAGAGATAAAGATCACGACAATATATCAATTTACACTTCAGATAAATCGGTATTAAAGAATGAGGTAATTGTAGCAAATCGAAACCTTAACGAACAGGTCAGTTACGCCAAGAAAATGTTGAACAAATTGATGTTAGGAACTCTTGCTTTGTTAGGGGCTGTTGTTTTACTAATTGGAGCTCTTTATTTGTTAAAAGATAAAATGGTGGAAGGACTCGCTTCTCAAGTTCCGGTTGAATGGGAGAAAGCTGCGGGAGATAAGCTTTTTACAGCCCTATCCTTACAATATAATATCATTCAAAATGATTCTTTAGAGAAGGAATTTGTTAAGGTTGCTGGTCCATTATTCAAACAAGTTGAAAGTCAAGGGTACAAAGTCGACTTATATTTTGTTAAAGATCCTACAATTAATGCATTCGCTTTACCTGGAGGAAAAGTTGTTGTACAAACCGGGTTAATTGAAAATGCCAAATCGTGGGAAGAGGTAATGGGAGTTTTGGGGCATGAGCTGGCGCACGTCACTCGTCGTCATCATATTAGAAGTGTAATCAATAATATAGGGGTTTTTACCATCCTTGCTGCAACCCTAGGTGATGTAAGTGCCCTGGCCGGAACGTTTGCCAATATTGGAGGTGATCTAGCTTCGCTTTCAAATAGTAGGGCTTTTGAGCACGAAGCCGATGAAACAGGTCTTGATTACCTTGTTGCTGCTAAGATAAACCCTCAGGGATTAATCTCATTCTTTGAAACCCTGAAAAAAGAACACGAAACTAAACTCAATAAAAAGGTAGAAGAAACTATAGACTTGTCTTTCTTATCTACCCACCCGAGCACTCAGGATCGTATTGATAATTTAAAAGAAAGAATAAAAAAAATTAACCTAAGGTTTTCACCTTTGCCTGGGAATTTCAATTCTTTTAAAGCTGTATTACAAAAAAGCAAATAA
- a CDS encoding TIGR00266 family protein, producing the protein MKLIVLGKPVFAHVAVELEPGETFIAESDAMSSMSAELDMTAKFNGGFFGGLIKKFLGGESLFINHFTNNTDKSLSLHLTQPTPGDINVKELNGESYCIQRGAYIASDPGVKLGVRWAGFGSLIGGEGLFKLEVSGQGKVVFGAYGGIIEKEINGEYIVDSGHLVAYEPDMKLKPQLAGGIFGSLFGGEGFVTRVEGKGKIYLQTRNMAGLASWVNKHL; encoded by the coding sequence ATGAAACTAATTGTTCTAGGAAAACCAGTTTTTGCCCACGTAGCGGTGGAGCTAGAACCCGGTGAAACGTTCATTGCAGAGTCAGATGCCATGTCGAGTATGTCGGCAGAGTTGGATATGACAGCAAAATTCAATGGCGGTTTCTTCGGGGGATTAATTAAAAAGTTTTTGGGTGGTGAAAGTTTATTTATTAATCATTTTACCAATAATACTGATAAATCGTTAAGTCTCCACTTAACTCAACCTACCCCTGGAGATATTAATGTAAAAGAATTGAACGGCGAGAGCTATTGCATTCAAAGAGGGGCTTATATTGCTTCAGATCCCGGTGTAAAATTGGGCGTTAGATGGGCTGGTTTTGGTTCTTTAATTGGAGGTGAAGGGCTTTTCAAATTGGAGGTTTCGGGACAGGGAAAAGTAGTTTTTGGTGCGTACGGAGGAATCATCGAAAAGGAAATTAATGGGGAATACATAGTGGATTCAGGCCATTTAGTTGCCTATGAGCCGGATATGAAACTTAAGCCACAGTTGGCAGGAGGAATTTTCGGAAGCCTTTTTGGTGGTGAGGGATTTGTTACCCGAGTAGAAGGAAAAGGTAAGATTTATTTGCAGACCCGCAACATGGCAGGTTTGGCATCATGGGTTAACAAACATTTATAA